DNA sequence from the Sulfurimonas sp. HSL3-1 genome:
CTGTTCGAGACCGGTATGCTTGGTCACAGAGACGGGAATGAGGGCCTCGAAGTGTTCAGAGAAGGCATTGTACTCTGCGATTCTGGCCAGCAGCTCCCCCTGGGAGATCTGGTCGATCTTGCTCAGTGCAATGAGGTGTTTTTTCCCGCCGGCGAGCTCCAAGAAGCGTTTGTAGTGCTTGACGCTGTCCGCGGCGGGGGCCAGGTAGACAATGAGGTCGCAGTCACCGATTGCCTTGAGGGCCTCTTCGAGCATGAACTGGTTGAGTTTGCGCTCTTTTTCATGCAGGCCGGGCGTATCGACGAAGATCAGCTGATCCTCCCCGTGCATGACAATGGCGTTGAGTCGTCTGCGCGTCGCATTGGCTTTCTGGCTGACCATGGCGATTTTTTCGCCCAGCAGGGCATTGAGCAAAGTGCTTTTGCCCGCATTCGGGCGTCCGACGAGGGCGATAAAACCGGCTTTGGTCATACAGGGCTCCTTAGAGGATATAACGGGAGAGGTCTTCATCCTCGATGACGATGTCCAGTTTATCATGGACGATCGTTTTGCTGACGGTATAGATCTTCCCGGCGTAGGATTCGGCGTCAAAACTGATCTCTTCGAGCACCTTTTCCAAGATGGTGTGCAGACGTCTGGCACCAATGTCTTCGGTCTTTTCATTGGCCTGCTGCGCGAGGGCGGCGATGGCACGGATGGCGTCGTCATCAAATTCAAGGGTGACTTCTTCGACGGCGAGCAGCGCCTTGTACTGTTTTATCAGCGAGTTCCTCGGCTGGGTGAGGATGG
Encoded proteins:
- the era gene encoding GTPase Era → MTKAGFIALVGRPNAGKSTLLNALLGEKIAMVSQKANATRRRLNAIVMHGEDQLIFVDTPGLHEKERKLNQFMLEEALKAIGDCDLIVYLAPAADSVKHYKRFLELAGGKKHLIALSKIDQISQGELLARIAEYNAFSEHFEALIPVSVTKHTGLEQLKEVITRFLPESPYLFDPEDLTNEKLRDIFREFIRESIFENISDEIPYGTDVVIDKIDEADDIDHIRATIIVEKESQKGIMIGKGGATIKRIGKHARQKIESLSGHRAYLDLFVSVKPNWTNDKKMLEDLGYQT